The Polynucleobacter sp. HIN7 genomic interval GGCCCTTGTTCTCCATCGCCCCCATATTGAAATCACTCACCGCCACAATCATGAAGCGCTCTAAATCAAGCTCTAAACCAAAGCGCTTCTCATCCCAAACAATCGATCGCTTTAGCGAGTCCATCGCGTGGTGGGTTTTATGCAGATCCCGCGGCTCAACCCAAATTTGCAATAGTTTTTTATCACCACTCCGAGACGTAATGACATCTTCCAAGCAAACTAATTTTCCAGCCACCAAGGCAAACAGATAGGAAGGCTTTGGAAACGGGTCTTCCCAAATGGCGCTGTGCCAACCATCGGCCAAATCCTCTTTGGCAATCAAATTGCCATTCGAGAGCAAGACTGGGTAATCGGCTTTGAGTGCTCGCATGGTCACGCGGTAGCGCGCCATCACATCGGGACGATCCTGGAAATATGTGATTTTGCGAAACCCTTCCGCTTCGCACTGCGTGAAGAAATTACCACGTGAGACATACAAGCCCATCAATGAGGTGTTTTTCTCAGGAATGCATGCGGTTTTGATTTCAATCACAAAACGCTGCTTGCCTCCTTGAGGTAAATCATGAATCACCAGTCTCCCCGGCGTTAGCTCCAAATGGCGATGCGTCTCGCCATTGATACGCAGGCTAATGAACTCGAGCTCTTCACCATCCAAAATAAGGGGGAGCTCGTCTTTCGAGGTTTGCGTGATCTCACTAGGGATCACCTCAATGCGACTATGCACAAGGGTGCGTTGCGGCATTAATTCAAAATCAAGCTCTACTTGGCCAAATTGATAATCGGGAGCTTTGTATTGAGAGCGCAAAAAGCGCTTGGCAGAATCGGTTCGCATGGAACGATTTTAGTTGGATCTTTACTTAGCGCTTACGCAAGATCCCCACCCCAAAGTAAGGTCGCCATTCCAAGCACAATGAATATCATCGCCGCAATACGATGCACCCACGTAATTGGCAAGCGCTTGGTAAATTGTTTACCAAGCCATACCGCAGGAGCATTCGCGAGCATCATGCCAAGAGTTGTCCCAATCGTGACCGACACCACACTGTCATACTTCGCTCCCAGAGCAATCGTGGCGATTTGGGTCTTATCACCCATTTCGGCAATGAAAAATAAGCTAGTGGTTAACACAAATATTGCCCAAGCCCCCTTAGCTGGTTTTGCAGCTTGGTCCTCATCCAATTTGTCGGGGATAAGTAGCCAAGCGCCAAGGGCTAAAAATCCAATTCCCAGAATCCAACGGAGTAAATCAGGGCTTAGTAGCCCGGAAACCCAATGTCCCACATAAGCAGCGAGCGCATGGTTAACAAGCGTTGCCAGCAAGATCCCCCAAATAATCGGCCAGGCATGCTTGGGATAGCGCGCTGCGAGCATGAGTGACAAAAGCTGGGTCTTGTCCCCGATTTCTGCCAGGGCAACCACCCCAGTAGAAATGAATAATCCATAAAAATCCATATAAATCAGATATTTAAATAAAATCTATCAATATTTTTAATTAATACAATTTGGCTATCATAGGAAAAAACCCTAAACTGCGTGCATCTTAATTTTTCTCTAAAGGCAATTCCATGACTTTACGCGAAGGCAATCTCGAAGCCCCAACCAGACACCCCCTAGACTGGACCAATCCAGACTTCTACGACACGAAAAAGCTCGAAGCTGAGATGGAACGGGTGTTTGATCTTTGCCATGGTTGCCGCCGCTGCGTCAATCTTTGCGGCTCATTCCCCACCCTCTTTGACCTCGTCGATGCGACGGAGGAAGGTGAAGTAGAAGGTGTGGCAAAAGCCGATTATCAAAAGGTGGTTGATCAGTGCTATCTGTGCGACGTTTGCTACATGACTAAGTGTCCCTACACCCCACCCCACCCTTGGAATATTGATTTCCCTCACTTAATGTTGCGCGCCAAGGCGGTTGCCTTCAAAGAAGGAAAAACCACCTTCCGCGACAAGCTGCTGTCTTCCACTGACAAGCTTGGTCAGTTTGCCGGCATCCCAATCGTGACCCAAGCGGTCAACGCAGTGAACAATATGGGCGTCACTCGCTTAATGATGGAAGGCGCCTTGGGTGTTGATAAAAAAGCGTGGGTTCCTGAATATGCTTCGAAGACCTTCCCCCAATTGGCGAAGCCATCGGCAGCGTTTCCAGTGAAAGATGGTCAACGCACCCCCGGTAAAGTCGCGATCTATGCTACTTGCTACATCAACTACAACGAGCCTGGTATCGGTCAAGATCTCATTAAGATCCTCAATCACAACCTGATCCCGTATGCGCTGGTTGATAAAGAGGCTTGCTGTGGTATGCCTAAACTCGAATTGGGTGACCTTGAGTCCGTAAAAGAAAACAAGGAAAAGAACATCCCCAAACTTGCGAAGTTGGCACGTGAGGGCTATGCCATCGTGACGCCAATTCCATCGTGCACTTTAATGTTTAAGCAAGAGCTGCCATTGATGTTCCCTGATGACGATGATGTGCAAGCAGTCAAAGACGCGATGTGGGATCCCTTTGAGTACTTTATTGCGCGCAGCAAAGATGGTCTCTTAAACCAAGACTTCAAAGAGGAGTTGGGTCATGTGAGCTATCACGTCGCCTGCCATTCGCGCGTACAAAACGTTGGTCAGAAAACCGCTGAGGCATTGAAACTCATTCCCGGTACTGAAGTGAATGTGGTGGAGCGCTGCTCAGGCCACTCGGGAACCTGGGGTGTCAAGAAAGAGTTTCATGCGATGGCAATGAAGATTGGACGTCCAGTATTTCGCAGCATGGCTGAAGAGTCACCAAACTACATTAGCTCCGATTGCCAACTCGCTGGGCACCACATTGCGCAA includes:
- a CDS encoding TMEM165/GDT1 family protein, with product MDFYGLFISTGVVALAEIGDKTQLLSLMLAARYPKHAWPIIWGILLATLVNHALAAYVGHWVSGLLSPDLLRWILGIGFLALGAWLLIPDKLDEDQAAKPAKGAWAIFVLTTSLFFIAEMGDKTQIATIALGAKYDSVVSVTIGTTLGMMLANAPAVWLGKQFTKRLPITWVHRIAAMIFIVLGMATLLWGGDLA
- a CDS encoding heterodisulfide reductase-related iron-sulfur binding cluster, whose translation is MTLREGNLEAPTRHPLDWTNPDFYDTKKLEAEMERVFDLCHGCRRCVNLCGSFPTLFDLVDATEEGEVEGVAKADYQKVVDQCYLCDVCYMTKCPYTPPHPWNIDFPHLMLRAKAVAFKEGKTTFRDKLLSSTDKLGQFAGIPIVTQAVNAVNNMGVTRLMMEGALGVDKKAWVPEYASKTFPQLAKPSAAFPVKDGQRTPGKVAIYATCYINYNEPGIGQDLIKILNHNLIPYALVDKEACCGMPKLELGDLESVKENKEKNIPKLAKLAREGYAIVTPIPSCTLMFKQELPLMFPDDDDVQAVKDAMWDPFEYFIARSKDGLLNQDFKEELGHVSYHVACHSRVQNVGQKTAEALKLIPGTEVNVVERCSGHSGTWGVKKEFHAMAMKIGRPVFRSMAEESPNYISSDCQLAGHHIAQGMDELGLPKTAMAHPLTLMAKAYGL